Within the Gracilinema caldarium DSM 7334 genome, the region CAACCACCCCATCCGATTTTTGGGGATATCAATATTAAATACATTCATGGTGTAGTGGAAAATCAGGGCAGACTTTACATCATCCTTGATGTGAACCGTATCTTTGAGCAAAAAGAAGAAGAAAAGCCTCGCCTTATTTCTGAAACAGCGAGCGGTACCTTTTTTGCTGCCCAGACAGCAGCTCTGCAAAAGGAGACTGTTTCTAGTTCATCAAAAGCTTCAGCTTCTGAGCTTGAGTTTATTAAGGAAACCCTTTTTGCGCTTAAACATTTTGCAACAACCGCGCTGAATGCAACATGGGTTGAAGAACGTTTTGAGGAATGGAGACAGATACGAAATAATAAGGAATTACAGCTTAAAAATATTGAAGATGCGGAAGAATATCTCGCTACCTTTTACTCTCCTTGTAATGGCAGCCTTTGGGATGAGACCTATGCTGAACAGATACTGTCTACCTTGCCCGATCTTCCCTCCAAAACTGTAACCGTGTGGAATCCTGGCTGTGGAAAGGGCTATGAGAGCTACTCACTAGCCTGCATTCTGAAAAGGCGTTATAAGGATGCCCGTATAAAAATCTGGGCCAGTGACAATGATCTGTTGGCGGTGTCTTCTGCACCCAATATGGTCTTTGAGATAGAAGCGGTTCCCAGTATGTATCATGAATATCTCGTGAAGGGCCGGTATGGCTATTCTTTTAACCAGGAAATTAAAGATGCTATTCTTTTTGAATATCATGATATGAAAAACGTTAATCCATTTACAGATTTAGATATGATTATGGCTCGGGATGTGCTGTCGTTCCAAAGTCCGGAAGAACAGGCAAAAATTGTGAATGATTTTAGTGAAAAGCTCAAAACAAAAGGTCTTGTGCTGGTAGGACAGCATGAGATGCTCGCTGAAGATGAATGGACCCGGCTTGGTACGGATCCAGTATCCCTGTATATGTTGAATAGCTAAAGGAAGGAGAAACCCATGAGAGTCGAGTACATCAATCCCTTTGTTGAATCTGCATTTAATGTTCTTAAAGAAGTATTAAACACAGATATCAAACGGGGAGAATTGTATCTTAAATCTACCACCATGCCTGTATTGGGTGTGGCCGCTTTAGTAGGTCTCGCTGGAGATGTAGAAGGTCGGGTGATGTTTGATATGTCGAAACAAACTGCCCTTGCAGTGGCATCTACTATGAACGGTGAACAACTATCTGCGCTTGATGAACTCGCAAAGGCTACGATTACCGAGCTTGCTAATATGATTACTGCACAGGCAGTTACCAAATTGCACGATCTGGGATTTAGATTTGATCTTACCCCGCCAGCCCTTTTTACGGGGGATAATATGGAAGTCTCTGATCATGAAGTGGAAGCCCTCATTGTTCCCATGGAAACACCCCAGGGAAAAATTGAGATTAATGTAGCGATTCGTGAACGGGCATAACAAGGAATACCTATGAAGACGAAGCAGGATTTTCCGGCAATTAACGAACGGGAACCGGATGGACTCAAACCTGATGGTACACCCTACCGAGTGCTCGTAGTCGATGATTCCATGTTTGTAGCCAAGCAAATCGGGCAAATTCTAACTTCTGAAAGCTATGAAGTGGCCGCTACAGCTGCAGATGGTGAAGAGGGGGTAGAAAAATACAAGGAGCTATTCCCCAATATAGATCTTGTTACCATGGATATTACAATGCCAAAAATGGATGGGATCACCGCTCTGGAACATATTATGAATTTTGATAAAAACGCCAAAGTGGTAATGATCAGTGCCCTGGGTAAACAGGATCTGGTAAAGAAATCCTTACTGCTCGGTGCTAAAAATTATATAGTGAAACCATTAGATCGTAAAAAGGTCTTGGAACGTATTGCACAGGTGTTAGGTAAGACGTCAACTGCATAGCTGTGAGCGTTTTGTATTGACAAAGTCCGCTCTTGTCTGGTATAAAGAGCGGGTACGGGCGGTTAGCTCAGTTGGTTAGAGCACCAGTATGACACGCTGGGGGTCACAAGTTCGACTCTTGTATCGCCCATGGTAATCCCTTTTCAGAATTTCTGAAAAGGGATTTTTATTTTTCCCCTTAATAATTTTCCTGCCCCCATTGTTCCTGTATAAAATATTTACTATATTACATAGCATGGAACACAATATATTTGCAGAAGGTTTACCGGTACGCAGACGGCCTCGGCCTTTTTGTCTGCTTGTTTTTGGCGCCTCCGGAGATTTGGCTAACCGTAAATTGTATCCTGCCTTTTTTTCGCTGTACCGTGAGGGTGCCATCGATGATTGGTTCCTTGTAGGATTTGGAAGGCGTCCCTGGACAGACAGTGACTATAGAAAGGAAGTTGAAAAAGCTCTCGGTGGTTATCATCTAACCGATGATGATCATCGGGATTTTCTGGAACGCTGTTTTTATATACAGGGTGATATTGATGATCTAGCAGCATATCAGAGACTGGCCGAATCCATCCATACAGATCGGGATTTGGTAAGCTATCTTGCAGTGCCTCCTGAACAATATCAGCCTATTATCGATAATCTGTATCGATCCGGACTTTCTCGACGGCATTCATGTGCAAGCAGGGTGGTTGTGGAAAAACCCTTTGGGCGCAGTGGCCATGAAGCAGCAGAGCTAAATGATTTTATAACAGAAAGGTATGATGAATCTTCCGTTTTTAGAATAGATCACTATCTTGGAAAGGAAACCGTACAAAATATTGCGGTCTTTCGTTTTGGAAATGGCATATTCGAACCGATCTGGAATAATCACTATATTCATCATGTAGAAATAACCGTTGCTGAAACCGTAGGGGTTGAAAAACGGGCCGCTTATTATGAACAATCGGGTGCACTTCGGGATATGGTACAAAATCATCTGTTACAGCTTTTAGCTCTTGTGGCTATGGAACCTCCCACTTCTTTTACATCCGATATGGTCCGGGATGAAAAGGTAAAGGTCCTTCGAGCTTTGCGGCCCCTCTTGGATTTGGATATTTTCGCTAATACCCTTCGAGGTCAGTACAAGGCGGGACTTATCGATGGACAGCAGGTTCCGGCTTATCGAGAGGAACCGGGGGTAGATCCCAATTCTCAGACAGAAACCTATGCAGCCCTGGTCGCCCATATTGATTCATGGCGCTGGTACGGAGTTCCTTTTATACTGAGGACCGGCAAGCGGCTCAGCAGGAGAGTTTCCGAAATAGCTGTCCATTTTAAAAAGCCTGCTATGAATTTATTTCCGCAAGCCTTTGGCGGAGCCAATCAACTGGTATTCCGTATCCAACCCGATGAAGGGCTGACGCTCTATCTTAATACTAAAATACCCGGTCTTACGGATCATTCCCGTACAGTTTCCATGGATTTTCTGTATGGAACCGGGTTCGGGCATCCATCGCCAGAGGCGTATGAACGTCTCTTGCTGGATGCTCTCATTGGTGATAGTACGCTTTACACGAGGCGAGATGAGGTAGAGGCTTCCTGGGCATTTATTGATCCTATCAGAGCTGCCTGGGATTCTGGATCCGTACCCTTGCATCTGTATGAAGCAGGCAGTTCTGGTCCAGTAGCAGCACAGGGCCTAGCAGAACGAATTGGCGATCATTGGAGGCGATTATAATGTATCCGAAAACATCCGAATTGGAACAGGAATTACATGAGCGGCTCACTGAACATGGCGGGGCAAATGCACGGGCTATGTCGGCTACCATGATTGCCCTTGCTTCAAAAGTTCATGCAGATGAGATTGACCGTTGGGTGGAAAGCCTCATGGGTCGTCGTCCAGTACGACTCTTACATTTGCGAGGTTATTCCAAGGATGGTTTACACAGTTGGTCTTCAGCTCGCTGTGCCTTGGATCGGCAGGAGCGAGGTATCTGTTTTGAGGATGTGTATATTGAGACCCCCGATGATGGAGCCTTTCAGGGACGGATTTGGGGGCCCCTGGTATTACGGGAACTGCCAGCCATTCTGCTGTGGACTCTGGGACCAGAAACACTTACCAGTTGTGAATATGATTGTGCAGAACGGGTGAACCTGACGATTATCAACGGGAGTTGGGATTTAAAACACTATAAACGGGGGATAACCTCGTACCAGGAAGCTGTTCGTAGTGTTCTGCAGGCGTCGATCCCCTTGGTGGATCTTACCTGGGAACAGCTGCTTCCCTTACGGTATGCCATGTCCCGCCTTTTTGATTCTTCCTATGCCCAGGATCTGGAACAGCTTCGTAAAGTTTCTATCCATACTTCAGATCCCTGGGCCCTCCAACTGCTTAAAGGTTGGATTCAGGACCGTACTAAAGGAAGGGTAATTCAGGTTGATAGTCAGCTGGATCCTAATTATCCTGCTTTTACTGGTGCTATTGAGTGTACTTTTTCGGATGGTACAATTTCCAATCTTGAAATCCACAATCCAAAGAATGCTGAACTTCATTACCGGGACGGAAAACAGCTGCAGGTAAGTCTACCCGATTCCAGTATGGGAACTATCCTAGAACGTATTGTCGATGCTCCTGTGGTAGATCCTCTTTATAAACGGGCTATTTAGGACTTTATCACAATGTCGGTAAGCTTATGAATTGTGCAGATATATTGTTGAGCAAAAAGAAAAGGTTCTTGACATTTATTCGATAATTAATTATCGTATAAATGATGACTAATATAGTCATCATTATAATCCTCAAGGAGGTTCTATGAAAACCTTGACGAAACGAGAAGGGCCAATTAGGCTTGCCTTTTTTGATACCAAACCCTATGACCGGGAATATTTTGATGTTCATAAAAATAATTATAACGTTGAAATAAAATATTACCCGGTAAAACTCTCTGCAGATACCGCAAGCCTCGCCAGGGGCTACGATGCGGTTTGCGCCTTTGTAAATGATGAACTAGATGCAGCAACGGCGGATATATTAGTTGAAGGTGGGGTCCAATTAGTGGCTATGCGTTGTGCGGGCTATAATAATGTGGACCTGAAAGCGATCTGGGGCCGGCTCCACGTGGTTCGGGTCCCTGCCTACTCGCCCCATGCGGTGGCTGAGCATGCGGTAGCTCTGCTTTTAACACTGAACCGGAGAATCCATAAGGCCTATGTGAGAACAAAGGAGGGTAATTTTACACTTTCTGGTCTTGTTGGGTTTGACCTATACGGAAAAACCGCTGGCATTATCGGCACAGGTCAGATTGGGCGTATTGCAGCGGAAATATTTCGGGGTTTTGGCATGGACGTTCTTGCATCGGATCCCTATCCCAATGAGATCTGGGCTGCCGAAACGGGGGTCCGATATGTCAGTATGGAGGATCTGTTCCGCCAGAGCGATGTGGTAAGTCTTCATTGTCCCCTGACACCGGAAAATCATCATCTTATCAATGACAAGAGCCTTAGCTGGATGAAAAAGAATGCCATCATTATTAATACGGGCCGGGGAGCATTAATAGACACTAAAGCGCTAATTCATGCCCTTAAAACTAACAGTCTGGGAGGTGCTGCCCTGGATGTGTATGAAGAGGAGGATGAGTACTTTTTCGAAGATCATTCCACATCGGTTATTAAGGATGATGTACTGGCCAGGCTCTTAACGTTCCCCAATGTACTCATCACAAGTCACCAGGCCTTTCTGACCCACGAGGCCTTAACCGCTATAGCAACAACTACCCTGGGTAATATACAAAACTATTTTGAAACGGGGGATCTTACCAACGAAATCTGTTATCGCTGTACCCAAAAGACCTGCAGTCGCAAGGAAACGGGCCGCTGTTTCTAGGGGGGCCTGGCAGTTTTTCGGAATTGTCCGACAGGCTTCTAAAGCTTTTGGTACGCCAGGACTCGATAGCCCTGGCGTTTGATGTCTCCGAGCCGCTGGAAGCCGGTACGTTTTATACGGTCAAAACGGTCTGCTTCAGTGGCGGTAGTTCCGATGCAAAAGATAGAACCGGTCTCCATGAGTCCCTCAAGGCCTGTCCAATAGGCTTGCCATCGGTCAGTTTGAGGGACTATTTCGGGAAATAAAAAAATGAGTGGAAAGGTGCCGTTCACCGCAATACGGAGATCTTCCATCGATAGATCCGGATCTATAGCTGGTACGAGCATAGCTTTTGTTTCCGGAAGCAGGTTTTGTTTGGCCGCTTCCAGGGCAAGTATGTTACGGCCAGCGAGGACAGGTTGTATAGTTCTGCCGGGGTAGTTCTGATAAAAAAAGTTTCTGAACCAGAGTGGAAAGTGGCCCTGATCGGGTTCAAAGAACAGTACGGGACTATGGGTGTTCTGTTGTAGTACATCGAAAAGGCGGTTCTTCATCTTTGCCGAAAGGGTGGCCATCAACTGGTTGAGGAAATGGGGGGTATCGAAATCGGCTACCCCGTGAAGGCTCTGAAGGGGGTAGGATATATCCAGAAGTTTATAGGTGTCCCGATGACGGATATAGGGAGTCCAGGAAAAACTCCTTTCCCCCTGTGTGTATGGTGCTCCATGGAGCCCCTGCGCAGACCTGCGGTACACAAAGACCCGGTGTTCAGGTCCCTGGGTTTCTTCGATGAGTTCTGCTCCCGCCTGAATTATCCAGCTTTTAAAGGTTTCTGCCAGTTTTTCTACGATTACCATAAATACGGTACCCTCTGTGTCAAGGATGGCAAGGGACCGGCGGACAAAGTATTCGAGCACAGGAAGGCCCGCTTTTGCTGGAATGTTCGAAATGATCCAGTCATAGGGCCCTTCGTCGTAGAGGAGGGCTTCGGTGTGGGCTGAAAGGTGGGGGGATCCGAGGCTATTTTCCATACCGTTGCAGGCGGTAAACTGATGGGCCAGTTCATCCCGATCTTGAGCGCGGATGACAAAGTCTCTCCAGCCCTGTTTAAGAAAATAAGTTCCCAGGGCAATACCTATGACTCCTGTACCCGAACCGGCATCGAGAAACCGGCGGGGCAAAGTCCTTGATTGGGATGTGATTTCATCAATATAATGAGAAAGGACCCGCAGGAGGAGGCGGGTCCCTGTATCAACATCGTAGGAACTGAAGAGTCCATGGGACAGGTGCAGGCTTATATCCACACCTTTGAATCGCAGCGGTACGGTTTTTGACCCATAGGCTTGTATGACCCGGCAGACTGGATCAGTCATTCACCCGTTCAACGTATTCATTGGTTTCGGTGTTCACCAGGATTTTTTCACCCTGTTTAATAAAAAGGGGGACCCGTACCGTAAGCCCAGTTTCGGTAACAATCGGTTTCGTAGCCCCGGAAACAGTATCACCCTTAACGTAGTTTTCACTCTCGGCAACGGTAAATACGACCTTATAGGGAATCTTTATATCGATAACCTGGCCTTCCCACAGGAGGAGGTCATAGGTTTCCCCTTCTTTAAGGTAATATTTTTTATCCTCCATGCCAGCGATGGGTACTTCGAACTGGTCATAGGTGTTGTTGTCCATGAAGTGATAGTAGTCTGCATCGGCATACTGATACTGACAGGAATGGGTATCTACCTGGGCGTCTTCTACTTCGAGCTGAGTAGGAATGGTCTGGGTCAGCACCGAGCCGTCCTTGAGGCTCTTCATCTTTACCCGGGCAAAGGCGCCGCCCTTTCCGGGATTTACAAATTCTCGTTCCACAACGATAAAGGGCTGGCCCTTCTGTAATAAACAGGTTCCTTTGGCGATATCTCCGCCTCGAATCATAATGTTCCTCTCTTCTTTGAATGCAATATGGGCACTACTAAAGGATTTATACTGTTTAGAAGTGCCGGTAATGGTATGGTAGCGTCACCATCTATAGTTCTGTTATTATAGCAATTTCATGGTTCTTAGTCTAGAAAGCAGCGCCTACATAGGGCATACTATATAGTTATGAAACCACGGCTTATACCCCTGTCATTTAAAGTGATCGCCATCATTGTTGGCTCCCAACTCTTACTTTATATATTATTTGCCTTGCTCATTTTTAAAGGGAGTACCGATGCAATTACCGCGAGTGAGCAGGATTCATTCCGCCTCCTTGGGGATACCATCCATTGGTCAATCGAAGATGAAATTGCCAGTGCTGAACTGACCCTGGACTATCTGGTCAAGGACCAGAGGCTACTTTCGTTATTTGCAAAAAGGGATCGGCTGGGGTTATACAATTACTTAAAAGATAAATATGAACCTCTCAAGCAGCGGGTAGTGAGATTCCATTTTCATCTTCCGAACGGGACTTCCTTTTTAAGGATGCATAATCCTGAATATTATGGTGATAATCTTTTAGATCTCCGTCCTATGGTACGGGCTGTGTTAGCTAAGAAAGAGAAAGTACAGGGCATGGAACGTGGTCGTGATGGTTTAGGGTTACGGGTTCTTATGCCTCTTTGGATGGATGGGGAATTCATTGGAGCTGTTGAATTTGGCATGGATTTCGGAACTCTTTTTGTGCAAGGCCTTAAAAAGAAGTACGGAGGCGAATATTATATTTTTGTATTTGAAGATTCAATGCAATATCGTCTCGTAGCTGGAACTTTAGATAAACCCCGTTGTCCTACGGCAGATCGTTTAATTGAAAATCTGAGGGAAGGTAAGCCCCAACTTTCTCTTGATTGCAGTCATGCCCGGGCGGTTGGGTTATACCCTTACCGGGATTATTCAGGAACAGTTATTGGCTTTATCAAAGCAGAACTTCAAAAAATACCCCTTTCTGATGCGCTGGCCTCTATTCAAAAACAACTCTTTCTTTTAGGGCTGGTTCTGGTTATTTCGCTTGTTGCTTCGAGCTTTTTTGCTATGAATAGTTTTTTAAGCCCCCTGGATGAGGTGGTGGCCAAGACTCATCAAATATCCGAAAAAATCATTGCCGGCGATGTAAGTTTTCGAGGCTCGATTCGGCATGGAGCGGCGGAGTATCAGGAAATTATCCATGCAGTGAATACCATTATCGATGCCCTCAGGGAGCGGGAGAGTCTTTTACAGGCTATCGTTGAGGGTATTCCTGGTATCGTGTATTATGTGGATAAAAATCATAAGGTACTCTGGGCGAATAAGCTTACCCTTCAGCGGTTCCCCCAGCTTAAGGATAACTATCTCGATTCCTATACCTCAGGTTTTTTCGACATGGAACGGGAGTTATTGCTTCGGGTCTTTAATTCGGGGAATATCGAATCCTATGATGCTTGTTATAGTATCAGGCCTGATGTTCAGGAATGCTGGGAACATGTAGCTGTTCCGGTATGTGATAGTGATGGAACCATTAGTCATGTAATCAGAATCTCCCAAGACATTTCTGATAAACGTAAGGCTGAAATGGAACTGAGAGAACTGAACGAAACTCTGGAACGGAGAGTTGAGGAAGAAATTGCGCGGCGCCAAGAGGGAGAACGGATTGCAGAACAACAATCCCGGTTGGCAGCTCTTGGTGAACTTGCTACGGGTATGGCCCATGAAATAACCCAACCATTGAATGCCATTGCTTTTTCTGTAGAAAATATAAAGAATCGTTTTGATCAAAATAATCTCACCGAAGAATATCTCTATAAAAAAAATGCTGCCATTGTTTCAGATATTGAACGGGTTCGGCGGGTTATTGAGCATGTCCGGCTTTTTGCGAGAGGCGG harbors:
- the zwf gene encoding glucose-6-phosphate dehydrogenase, translated to MEHNIFAEGLPVRRRPRPFCLLVFGASGDLANRKLYPAFFSLYREGAIDDWFLVGFGRRPWTDSDYRKEVEKALGGYHLTDDDHRDFLERCFYIQGDIDDLAAYQRLAESIHTDRDLVSYLAVPPEQYQPIIDNLYRSGLSRRHSCASRVVVEKPFGRSGHEAAELNDFITERYDESSVFRIDHYLGKETVQNIAVFRFGNGIFEPIWNNHYIHHVEITVAETVGVEKRAAYYEQSGALRDMVQNHLLQLLALVAMEPPTSFTSDMVRDEKVKVLRALRPLLDLDIFANTLRGQYKAGLIDGQQVPAYREEPGVDPNSQTETYAALVAHIDSWRWYGVPFILRTGKRLSRRVSEIAVHFKKPAMNLFPQAFGGANQLVFRIQPDEGLTLYLNTKIPGLTDHSRTVSMDFLYGTGFGHPSPEAYERLLLDALIGDSTLYTRRDEVEASWAFIDPIRAAWDSGSVPLHLYEAGSSGPVAAQGLAERIGDHWRRL
- the efp gene encoding elongation factor P, producing MIRGGDIAKGTCLLQKGQPFIVVEREFVNPGKGGAFARVKMKSLKDGSVLTQTIPTQLEVEDAQVDTHSCQYQYADADYYHFMDNNTYDQFEVPIAGMEDKKYYLKEGETYDLLLWEGQVIDIKIPYKVVFTVAESENYVKGDTVSGATKPIVTETGLTVRVPLFIKQGEKILVNTETNEYVERVND
- a CDS encoding glucose-6-phosphate dehydrogenase assembly protein OpcA, whose product is MYPKTSELEQELHERLTEHGGANARAMSATMIALASKVHADEIDRWVESLMGRRPVRLLHLRGYSKDGLHSWSSARCALDRQERGICFEDVYIETPDDGAFQGRIWGPLVLRELPAILLWTLGPETLTSCEYDCAERVNLTIINGSWDLKHYKRGITSYQEAVRSVLQASIPLVDLTWEQLLPLRYAMSRLFDSSYAQDLEQLRKVSIHTSDPWALQLLKGWIQDRTKGRVIQVDSQLDPNYPAFTGAIECTFSDGTISNLEIHNPKNAELHYRDGKQLQVSLPDSSMGTILERIVDAPVVDPLYKRAI
- a CDS encoding CheR family methyltransferase, giving the protein MQTQEQNLQQEVHDENGHRETARAEKVTIVDFKMVTFSLAGKDYGVDIMNVKEIAKASKFTYVPNAAPFLRGVYNLRGEIIPVIDFRIFFHLPAERKSEDALENLLILRLEDHVYGVIVDSIDKVVGIQSSTIQPPHPIFGDINIKYIHGVVENQGRLYIILDVNRIFEQKEEEKPRLISETASGTFFAAQTAALQKETVSSSSKASASELEFIKETLFALKHFATTALNATWVEERFEEWRQIRNNKELQLKNIEDAEEYLATFYSPCNGSLWDETYAEQILSTLPDLPSKTVTVWNPGCGKGYESYSLACILKRRYKDARIKIWASDNDLLAVSSAPNMVFEIEAVPSMYHEYLVKGRYGYSFNQEIKDAILFEYHDMKNVNPFTDLDMIMARDVLSFQSPEEQAKIVNDFSEKLKTKGLVLVGQHEMLAEDEWTRLGTDPVSLYMLNS
- a CDS encoding 2-hydroxyacid dehydrogenase, translating into MKTLTKREGPIRLAFFDTKPYDREYFDVHKNNYNVEIKYYPVKLSADTASLARGYDAVCAFVNDELDAATADILVEGGVQLVAMRCAGYNNVDLKAIWGRLHVVRVPAYSPHAVAEHAVALLLTLNRRIHKAYVRTKEGNFTLSGLVGFDLYGKTAGIIGTGQIGRIAAEIFRGFGMDVLASDPYPNEIWAAETGVRYVSMEDLFRQSDVVSLHCPLTPENHHLINDKSLSWMKKNAIIINTGRGALIDTKALIHALKTNSLGGAALDVYEEEDEYFFEDHSTSVIKDDVLARLLTFPNVLITSHQAFLTHEALTAIATTTLGNIQNYFETGDLTNEICYRCTQKTCSRKETGRCF
- a CDS encoding chemotaxis protein CheX → MRVEYINPFVESAFNVLKEVLNTDIKRGELYLKSTTMPVLGVAALVGLAGDVEGRVMFDMSKQTALAVASTMNGEQLSALDELAKATITELANMITAQAVTKLHDLGFRFDLTPPALFTGDNMEVSDHEVEALIVPMETPQGKIEINVAIRERA
- a CDS encoding methyltransferase, with translation MTDPVCRVIQAYGSKTVPLRFKGVDISLHLSHGLFSSYDVDTGTRLLLRVLSHYIDEITSQSRTLPRRFLDAGSGTGVIGIALGTYFLKQGWRDFVIRAQDRDELAHQFTACNGMENSLGSPHLSAHTEALLYDEGPYDWIISNIPAKAGLPVLEYFVRRSLAILDTEGTVFMVIVEKLAETFKSWIIQAGAELIEETQGPEHRVFVYRRSAQGLHGAPYTQGERSFSWTPYIRHRDTYKLLDISYPLQSLHGVADFDTPHFLNQLMATLSAKMKNRLFDVLQQNTHSPVLFFEPDQGHFPLWFRNFFYQNYPGRTIQPVLAGRNILALEAAKQNLLPETKAMLVPAIDPDLSMEDLRIAVNGTFPLIFLFPEIVPQTDRWQAYWTGLEGLMETGSIFCIGTTATEADRFDRIKRTGFQRLGDIKRQGYRVLAYQKL
- a CDS encoding response regulator — its product is MKTKQDFPAINEREPDGLKPDGTPYRVLVVDDSMFVAKQIGQILTSESYEVAATAADGEEGVEKYKELFPNIDLVTMDITMPKMDGITALEHIMNFDKNAKVVMISALGKQDLVKKSLLLGAKNYIVKPLDRKKVLERIAQVLGKTSTA
- a CDS encoding cache domain-containing protein codes for the protein MKPRLIPLSFKVIAIIVGSQLLLYILFALLIFKGSTDAITASEQDSFRLLGDTIHWSIEDEIASAELTLDYLVKDQRLLSLFAKRDRLGLYNYLKDKYEPLKQRVVRFHFHLPNGTSFLRMHNPEYYGDNLLDLRPMVRAVLAKKEKVQGMERGRDGLGLRVLMPLWMDGEFIGAVEFGMDFGTLFVQGLKKKYGGEYYIFVFEDSMQYRLVAGTLDKPRCPTADRLIENLREGKPQLSLDCSHARAVGLYPYRDYSGTVIGFIKAELQKIPLSDALASIQKQLFLLGLVLVISLVASSFFAMNSFLSPLDEVVAKTHQISEKIIAGDVSFRGSIRHGAAEYQEIIHAVNTIIDALRERESLLQAIVEGIPGIVYYVDKNHKVLWANKLTLQRFPQLKDNYLDSYTSGFFDMERELLLRVFNSGNIESYDACYSIRPDVQECWEHVAVPVCDSDGTISHVIRISQDISDKRKAEMELRELNETLERRVEEEIARRQEGERIAEQQSRLAALGELATGMAHEITQPLNAIAFSVENIKNRFDQNNLTEEYLYKKNAAIVSDIERVRRVIEHVRLFARGGLTDYQTVFSVNNCVENALSLMGTQLATHGIDVQLELDNSLPEVKGNPFQYEQVVINLLSNARDAVEERLLGDAVTDLKDIAPGKIRIQTVLVQSLIRLVIEDNGIGFSHGIEQRIFDPFFTTKPPGKGTGLGLSISYGIIHQMGGTIRFESLTQGVRAFVEVPVADNTSGGLV